The Exiguobacterium aurantiacum DSM 6208 genome includes a window with the following:
- a CDS encoding sigma-54-dependent Fis family transcriptional regulator: protein MNKRLLIVGAGRGGTEVLKMLLDSPLVTVVAVVDSDASAEGLKLARGRGIQVASDWRVCADKKIDFVVETTGKSETFHELKEHFTDAVVLPGEFIRVVVERLKQNQQMLEAIIDCTSEAISVADHNGNTILINPSYTRLTGFKKEDVVDKPATADIGMQESVHLKVLSTGKGVRDIRMQIGATRRDILVNAEPIIVEGKLRGSVGVIRDVSQIRALRDELQEAKTRIRNLEAKYQFADIIATSEAMRFVIEQARLAALTPVTVLIRGESGTGKELFAHAIHGESPRKYKKFVRVNCAAISPTLLESELFGYEDGAFSGAKRGGKVGYFEEADGGSLFLDEIGELPLDVQVKLLRVLQEHEIVRVGGTNAIPVDVRIIAATNADLEQKVADGTFREDLYYRINRMPIYIPPLRDRLEEIEPLSERIIRKLNQEYGRSVRGIEAEAIELLKTQHWKGNVRELENVLGRAMIYMASTEQQIAPHHLQLSPRVTTARTAEALSLQDAVARYERDLIERAIAEADGNKSEAARRLHISIRTLYNKLERMQ from the coding sequence CGAGGTGCTGAAAATGCTCCTCGATTCGCCGCTCGTCACGGTCGTCGCCGTCGTCGATTCGGACGCAAGCGCCGAAGGGTTGAAACTCGCACGGGGACGAGGGATTCAAGTCGCTAGCGACTGGCGTGTATGTGCCGATAAAAAAATCGATTTCGTCGTCGAGACGACCGGCAAGTCTGAGACGTTCCATGAGTTGAAGGAGCACTTCACAGACGCGGTCGTCTTGCCGGGTGAATTCATCCGGGTCGTCGTCGAACGCTTGAAGCAAAACCAACAGATGCTCGAAGCGATCATCGACTGCACGAGTGAGGCGATCTCGGTGGCCGATCATAACGGGAACACGATTTTGATCAACCCGTCATACACGCGACTGACCGGGTTCAAAAAAGAAGACGTCGTCGACAAGCCGGCGACAGCTGATATCGGCATGCAAGAGAGCGTGCATTTGAAAGTGCTGTCCACGGGTAAAGGGGTGCGGGACATCCGCATGCAAATCGGCGCGACGCGGCGTGACATCCTCGTCAACGCCGAGCCGATCATCGTCGAGGGGAAATTGCGTGGTTCGGTCGGGGTCATTCGCGACGTCTCACAAATTCGGGCGCTCCGGGACGAGCTGCAAGAAGCAAAGACGCGAATCCGCAACCTTGAGGCGAAGTATCAGTTCGCCGACATCATCGCGACGAGCGAAGCGATGCGTTTCGTCATCGAACAGGCCCGTCTGGCCGCGCTCACGCCGGTGACGGTGCTGATCCGCGGTGAATCGGGTACCGGGAAAGAGCTGTTCGCCCATGCGATCCATGGTGAATCACCGCGCAAGTATAAGAAGTTCGTCCGCGTCAACTGCGCCGCCATCTCACCGACGTTGTTAGAGAGTGAGCTGTTCGGTTATGAGGACGGGGCGTTCAGTGGCGCGAAGCGTGGCGGGAAAGTCGGTTACTTTGAGGAGGCGGACGGCGGCTCCTTGTTTTTAGATGAGATCGGGGAGTTGCCGCTCGACGTGCAAGTCAAGTTGCTCCGCGTCCTTCAGGAACATGAGATCGTCCGTGTCGGCGGGACGAACGCCATCCCGGTCGACGTCCGCATCATCGCGGCCACGAACGCGGACCTCGAACAAAAAGTCGCGGACGGGACGTTCCGGGAAGATTTGTACTATCGGATCAACCGGATGCCGATTTACATCCCGCCGCTCCGCGACCGGCTCGAAGAGATCGAGCCGCTTTCCGAACGCATCATCCGAAAACTGAACCAGGAGTATGGTCGTAGCGTCCGAGGTATCGAGGCAGAGGCTATCGAGTTGTTAAAGACACAGCATTGGAAAGGGAACGTGCGGGAGCTTGAGAACGTGCTCGGGCGGGCGATGATTTATATGGCGAGCACGGAACAACAAATCGCCCCGCACCACCTCCAATTGTCCCCCCGTGTCACGACGGCGCGGACGGCCGAGGCGCTATCGCTTCAAGACGCAGTCGCCCGATACGAACGGGATTTGATTGAACGAGCCATTGCCGAAGCGGACGGGAACAAGTCGGAAGCGGCACGGCGCTTACACATCTCGATCCGGACATTGTATAATAAACTCGAACGCATGCAATAA
- the yqiS gene encoding phosphate butyryltransferase: MNFEQMLAKATQLEGCTVSIAGAADVEVIRAVKLATDHGLSRFILIGDAREIKRLCDAESVAEAHIDILHVKGEAEIAKRATMAVRNGEADVLMKGMVATSTFMKAVLSRESGLRTSRTLSHVALFQIPNRDRLIGVTDAAIHIAPSLEEKVEIIHNAVEAMRDIGYELPKVAAIGAVEVVNPQMTATTDAALLTQMNRRGQIKGCVVDGPLALDNAVDMAAAKQKGIDSDVAGQADLLLVPYIEVGNVLYKSIMYFAEASVAAIVVGASAPVVLTSRADTAEAKLYSLAFALLHAKN, encoded by the coding sequence ATGAATTTTGAACAGATGCTCGCGAAGGCGACACAATTGGAGGGATGTACCGTCTCCATCGCCGGGGCCGCAGATGTGGAAGTGATTCGAGCGGTGAAGCTCGCAACCGACCATGGCTTGTCGCGTTTCATCTTGATCGGGGATGCGCGAGAAATCAAGCGTCTCTGTGATGCCGAGTCGGTCGCTGAGGCTCATATCGACATTCTCCATGTGAAAGGGGAGGCCGAGATCGCAAAACGGGCGACAATGGCCGTACGCAACGGGGAGGCCGACGTGCTCATGAAAGGAATGGTCGCCACGTCGACGTTCATGAAGGCGGTGCTCAGTCGGGAGTCGGGACTCCGGACGAGCCGCACGCTCAGTCATGTCGCCTTGTTCCAAATCCCGAACCGAGACCGACTCATCGGCGTGACCGATGCGGCCATCCATATCGCACCGTCACTCGAAGAGAAGGTCGAAATCATTCATAACGCGGTCGAGGCGATGCGAGACATCGGTTACGAGTTGCCGAAAGTGGCCGCGATCGGCGCCGTCGAGGTCGTCAATCCACAAATGACGGCGACGACCGACGCCGCACTCCTCACACAAATGAATCGGCGCGGTCAAATTAAAGGGTGTGTCGTCGACGGGCCGCTCGCGCTCGACAACGCCGTCGACATGGCCGCCGCCAAGCAGAAAGGGATCGATAGTGACGTTGCCGGACAGGCTGATTTATTGCTCGTCCCATACATAGAGGTCGGCAACGTCCTTTATAAGTCGATCATGTACTTCGCCGAGGCAAGTGTCGCGGCGATCGTCGTCGGGGCAAGTGCGCCGGTCGTCTTGACGAGCCGGGCCGACACGGCCGAGGCGAAACTGTATTCACTCGCTTTCGCACTGTTGCATGCCAAAAACTAA
- a CDS encoding Glu/Leu/Phe/Val family dehydrogenase, whose translation MMETNMEPRFRIFDVLQAEDYEQIVFCQDQASGLKAIIAIHDTTLGPALGGLRMWNYESEEAALTDVLRLAKGMTYKNAAAGLNLGGGKAVIIGNAKTDKSEALFRAFGRYVQSLSGRYITAEDVNTSVADMDFIHMETDYVTGVSPAFGSSGNPSPVTAYGVYRGMKAAAKWKFGSDSLAGKTVAVQGVGNVAYNLCRHLHEEGAHLVVTDINEEALKRAETDFGATVVKPDEIYAVDCDIFAPCALGAVINDTTIPQLKAQIVAGAANNQLAEDRHGDVLEDRGILYAPDFVINAGGVINVADELEGYNRERAMKKVELIYDNMLRVFEIAERDGVPTHVAAEKMAEERIAMMSRSRSQFLKVEKSLLGGR comes from the coding sequence ATGATGGAGACTAACATGGAACCACGCTTCCGCATTTTTGACGTATTGCAGGCAGAAGACTATGAGCAGATCGTGTTTTGCCAAGATCAAGCGTCGGGCTTGAAGGCGATCATCGCGATTCACGATACGACGTTAGGGCCGGCACTCGGTGGACTGCGGATGTGGAATTATGAGTCGGAAGAGGCGGCGCTCACTGACGTGTTGCGTCTCGCCAAAGGAATGACGTATAAAAATGCCGCTGCTGGACTCAATCTCGGCGGGGGGAAGGCGGTCATCATCGGCAACGCCAAGACGGACAAGTCTGAGGCGCTCTTCCGTGCGTTCGGCCGTTACGTCCAATCACTCAGCGGGCGTTACATCACGGCAGAAGATGTCAACACGTCGGTTGCCGACATGGATTTCATCCATATGGAGACAGATTACGTCACAGGCGTCAGCCCGGCCTTCGGTTCGAGCGGCAACCCGTCCCCGGTGACAGCGTACGGGGTGTACCGCGGCATGAAGGCGGCGGCGAAATGGAAGTTCGGCTCAGACTCTCTCGCTGGTAAAACCGTCGCCGTCCAAGGGGTCGGGAACGTCGCGTACAACTTGTGCCGCCACTTGCACGAAGAAGGAGCGCACTTGGTCGTGACGGACATCAATGAAGAAGCGCTCAAGCGGGCCGAGACGGACTTCGGTGCGACGGTCGTCAAGCCGGACGAGATTTACGCCGTCGACTGCGATATCTTTGCGCCGTGTGCGCTCGGCGCAGTCATCAACGACACGACGATCCCGCAACTGAAAGCACAGATCGTCGCCGGGGCAGCGAACAACCAGCTCGCCGAGGACCGCCACGGTGACGTGCTCGAAGACCGGGGCATCTTGTACGCGCCAGACTTCGTCATCAATGCCGGCGGCGTCATCAATGTCGCCGACGAGCTCGAAGGCTACAACCGCGAACGGGCGATGAAGAAAGTCGAACTCATTTATGACAACATGTTGCGCGTCTTCGAGATCGCCGAGCGGGACGGGGTACCGACACACGTCGCCGCCGAGAAGATGGCCGAAGAGCGGATCGCGATGATGTCCCGGTCGCGTAGCCAGTTCTTGAAAGTCGAAAAAAGCTTGCTAGGTGGACGTTAA
- the buk gene encoding butyrate kinase, with product MSRQLILAINPGSTSTKVGLFDGSDEILTKTVRHGQDVTGLSLPEQLPYREQEVRDLLTESNIAGESLSAIVGRGGLLAPMPSGTYAVNAQMREDLASGRFGVHASNLGGLIAYRLGELFQVPNYIVDPVVVDELQPVARPTGMPEINRRSIFHALNQKAVGKRFATEIGSDYTDLNLIIAHLGGGITVGAHEKGQVIDVNNGLDGDGPLAPERAGSIPVGQVVELCYSTRYKESEMKQKIVGRGGLYAHLGTYDALEIEERMTGGDEQASLLYETMAYRVAQEIAKHGATLSGQVDAILLTGGIAYSEWLTDYIKQRVSYLAPVHVYPGEDELKALAEGALRVIGQQETVRHYEGDTHGTRI from the coding sequence ATGTCTCGACAACTCATCCTCGCCATCAATCCAGGCTCGACGTCGACAAAAGTCGGACTGTTCGACGGGTCTGACGAAATTTTGACGAAGACGGTGCGTCACGGGCAAGACGTCACAGGATTGTCACTTCCCGAACAATTGCCTTATCGGGAGCAAGAAGTGCGCGACTTGTTGACGGAATCGAATATCGCGGGTGAATCGCTGTCAGCCATCGTCGGTCGGGGCGGTCTGCTCGCCCCGATGCCTTCTGGCACGTACGCCGTCAACGCCCAGATGCGTGAAGATTTAGCGAGCGGTCGCTTCGGTGTACATGCCTCGAATTTAGGCGGATTGATCGCGTATCGGCTCGGTGAATTATTTCAAGTACCGAATTATATCGTTGACCCGGTCGTCGTCGACGAGCTCCAACCGGTCGCTCGACCGACAGGGATGCCGGAAATCAATCGCCGCAGCATTTTCCACGCCTTGAACCAGAAAGCAGTAGGGAAGCGCTTCGCGACTGAAATTGGAAGCGATTACACGGATTTGAACTTGATCATCGCCCATCTCGGTGGGGGCATCACCGTCGGCGCCCACGAGAAAGGACAAGTCATCGATGTGAACAATGGACTAGATGGAGACGGGCCGCTCGCACCGGAACGAGCAGGCTCGATTCCAGTTGGACAGGTAGTAGAACTATGTTATAGTACCAGGTATAAAGAATCGGAGATGAAACAGAAAATTGTCGGTCGCGGCGGGCTCTACGCCCATCTCGGCACGTATGACGCCCTCGAAATCGAAGAGCGGATGACCGGCGGTGATGAACAGGCATCTCTTCTTTATGAAACGATGGCCTATCGGGTCGCTCAAGAAATCGCCAAGCACGGTGCGACGCTATCGGGGCAAGTCGATGCCATTCTGTTAACGGGCGGCATCGCTTATTCGGAGTGGTTGACTGACTATATTAAACAACGGGTCAGTTACTTGGCACCGGTTCACGTCTATCCTGGCGAAGACGAATTGAAGGCACTCGCTGAAGGGGCGCTCCGCGTCATCGGCCAACAAGAAACAGTTCGACATTACGAGGGGGATACACATGGCACGAGAATTTGA
- the lpdA gene encoding dihydrolipoyl dehydrogenase produces MAREFDIVVIGGGPGGYVAAIKAAQAGKQVAIVEASKLGGTCLHKGCIPTKALLKAAHVYQTAKHGETYGVETGPVSFNLGRAQTFKRELVAGLEKGIEHLMKQGKIEVFRGKASILGPSIFSPQPGTVAVEDEAGESELLLPNQLIIATGSIPRELPGLPFDHERILNSDDLLQFEQLPNAIAIVGGGVIGVEWASMLIDLDVDVTLIEVGERLLPLEDKAVSREVERLLKKRGVRVKKNVTVDPEQTSVSPDAVELKVGEETITVDCVLVSVGRVANTEHLGLQNTSIVVENGVIQVDEQYRTKERHIFAIGDCIGKLQLAHVASAEGVKAVETILGHEPTPLDYDLIPRCVYGVPEVASVGLTEEAAKASGRDVKTGTYRFNGLGKARIEGQADGFVKLVSDKETDDLLGVHIVGPKATELITEGGLALVLNATAWEMGQLVHPHPALSEAFQEAALAVDGLPIHA; encoded by the coding sequence ATGGCACGAGAATTTGATATCGTCGTCATCGGCGGCGGTCCTGGCGGATACGTGGCCGCGATCAAGGCGGCCCAAGCCGGAAAACAAGTGGCGATCGTGGAAGCATCCAAGCTCGGAGGGACATGCCTACATAAAGGGTGCATCCCGACGAAAGCATTGTTGAAGGCGGCGCACGTCTATCAGACGGCCAAACACGGTGAGACGTATGGCGTCGAAACGGGGCCGGTCTCGTTCAATCTCGGACGGGCCCAAACGTTCAAACGCGAATTGGTGGCAGGCCTTGAGAAAGGAATCGAACACTTGATGAAGCAAGGAAAAATCGAAGTGTTCCGTGGGAAGGCATCGATTCTCGGGCCGAGCATTTTCTCGCCGCAACCGGGGACGGTCGCTGTCGAGGACGAAGCAGGCGAGTCTGAACTGCTCTTGCCGAACCAGTTGATCATTGCGACCGGATCGATTCCACGTGAACTGCCCGGCTTGCCGTTCGACCATGAGCGCATCTTGAACTCTGATGACTTGCTCCAGTTTGAACAGTTGCCGAACGCCATCGCCATCGTCGGTGGCGGCGTCATCGGTGTCGAATGGGCCTCGATGCTCATCGACCTTGACGTCGACGTGACGTTGATCGAGGTCGGGGAACGGCTTCTCCCGCTCGAGGATAAAGCCGTCTCACGAGAAGTCGAGCGCTTGCTTAAAAAGCGCGGCGTCCGCGTGAAGAAAAACGTGACGGTCGACCCGGAACAGACGAGCGTGTCCCCGGACGCGGTCGAACTGAAAGTCGGGGAAGAGACGATCACGGTCGATTGTGTGCTCGTCTCGGTCGGACGTGTCGCCAACACAGAGCACCTCGGTTTGCAGAACACGTCGATCGTCGTCGAGAACGGCGTCATTCAAGTTGACGAACAGTATCGGACGAAAGAACGACATATCTTTGCAATCGGCGACTGCATCGGCAAGCTCCAACTCGCACACGTCGCCTCGGCCGAAGGGGTCAAGGCGGTCGAGACGATTCTCGGTCACGAACCGACCCCGCTCGATTATGACCTGATTCCGCGTTGCGTCTACGGCGTGCCGGAAGTGGCATCGGTCGGGTTGACGGAAGAGGCGGCGAAAGCATCCGGCCGTGACGTCAAGACAGGCACGTATCGCTTCAACGGACTCGGGAAAGCACGAATTGAAGGACAGGCGGACGGATTCGTCAAACTCGTCTCTGACAAAGAGACCGACGACCTGCTCGGTGTTCATATCGTCGGTCCGAAAGCGACGGAATTGATCACAGAAGGCGGGCTCGCCCTCGTCTTGAACGCGACGGCATGGGAGATGGGACAACTCGTCCATCCACACCCGGCCTTGAGCGAGGCATTCCAAGAAGCGGCGCTCGCCGTAGACGGCTTACCGATTCACGCCTAA